One window from the genome of Nicotiana tomentosiformis chromosome 5, ASM39032v3, whole genome shotgun sequence encodes:
- the LOC104106139 gene encoding auxin response factor 4-like isoform X1 translates to MVDLLGSNSQLKHFEGDNALCREIWRACSGSLLDVPKLGERVHYFPRLHMDQLEQSSNLEWIQGLQLSHLPRKILCRVLHIRLLVEHDTEEVYAETILLPNQEQNEPSTPEFCPLEPPRPQYQSFCKALTTSDIKSNWGLSVHRKDANKCFPPLDMMQEKPTQELIVNDLQGNEWRFKHVFQGQPRRHLLTNGWSTFVTSKKLLAGDLVVFLRDETGKLHVGIRRLSYQCNSVGSSTFSRQSMEGVLAVASHAFATRSLFSVYYKPCYNRSSQFIMSLSNYFEGGNHGPGVGTISRTQHSSLDSHVKRTSGMDQMSFPQGQHKTNLLLEEDQYMQDSEAISNSARPTMMALEIGQQSVESLNNIHHIEDSVLQPHTAVARENNERFIPNETVAIQAQDENFDELFKETDFPDFVNTSLDTITLDWDSDLRSTIQDFDEWLEETNPPGLQTCSEDHSRQTSSILEQPTSSQVMSISSTPSRIPYEGPGRGDEQVPWGSYQVARRCLPILNRVVSRYPDSLVNFKVTSSIFQSVCLEILAELVYFLDNLTVMNLSKDQFNVAGQHLWDLKLSGIELGWLEKRLAHIDGAFSMENVLQRRQVFTLRMGDTLATFRQLDEELGCINKELHQLSLKVGPNPPMRFHPVLEGLL, encoded by the exons ATGGTCGATTTACTGGGGTCTAATTCACAGCTAAAACATTTTGAAG GTGATAATGCTCTGTGTAGGGAAATATGGAGGGCATGTTCTggttcattgttggatgttcccAAGCTTGGGGAGAGAGTTCACTACTTCCCCAGACTTCACATGGATCag TTGGAGCAATCATCCAATCTGGAATGGATTCAAGGACTACAACTGTCCCATCTTCCCAGAAAGATCCTATGTCGTGTTCTTCACATTCGTCTTCTG GTCGAACATGACACAGAAGAGGTCTATGCTGAAACTATATTGTTGCCAAATCAAGAA CAAAATGAGCCATCAACTCCAGAGTTTTGTCCGCTTGAACCTCCAAGGCCCCAGTATCAGTCATTTTGCAAGGCTTTAACTACCTCTGATATAAAAAGTAACTGGGGATTGTCTGTGCACCGGAAAGATGCTAACAAATGCTTCCCTCCCCTG GACATGATGCAAGAAAAACCAACCCAAGAATTGATAGTCAACGATCTTCAAGGCAATGAATGGCGCTTTAAGCATGTATTCCAAG GTCAACCTCGGAGGCATTTGCTCACAAATGGCTGGAGTACATTTGTTACTAGTAAGAAATTGCTTGCCGGGGATTTAGTTGTGTTCTTAAG GGATGAAACTGGCAAACTACATGTCGGGATTAGGCGTTTATCTTATCAATGCAACTCCGTCGGATCATCAACATTTTCAAGGCAAAGCATGGAAGGGGTTCTTGCAGTTGCTTCCCATGCCTTTGCAACCCGAAGTCTCTTTTCTGTCTACTACAAGCCATGCTACAATAG ATCAAGTCAATTTATTATGAGCTTGAGCAACTATTTTGAAGGTGGAAACCATGGGCCTGGAGTTGGCACGATATCTAGAACGCAACACAGCAGTTTGGATTCTCATGTGAAAAG AACAAGTGGTATGGACCAGATGTCATTTCCTCAGGGTCAACACAAGACAAATCTTTTGCTCGAGGAGGATCAATATATGCAAGACTCAGAAGCAATATCCAATTCTGCTCGACCTACTATGATGGCTTTGGAGATCGGACAACAGTCAGTTGAATCGCTTAACAATATCCATCATATAGAGGACAGTGTACTGCAACCGCATACAGCAGTTGCAAGGGAGAATAACGAGAGATTTATTCCGAACGAAACTGTGGCCATTCAAGCTCAAGATGAGAACTTTGATGAGTTATTCAAAGAAACTGACTTTCCAGACTTTGTAAACACTAGTCTTGATACTATAACTTTGGATTGGGATAGTGATCTCCGGTCCACTATACAAG ATTTTGATGAATGGCTTGAAGAAACTAATCCTCCGGGTCTGCAGACTTGTTCAGAAGATCACTCGAGACAGACCTCTTCCATATTAGAGCAACCAACATCCTCCCAAGTGATGTCTATATCTTCTACCCCAAGTCGAATTCCCTATGAAGGACCTGGTCGTGGTGACGAGCAAGTTCCTTGGGGAAGCTATCAAGTAGCACGACGATGTTTACCAATACTCAATAGGGTTGTATCGCGGTACCCTGATTCACTCGTGAACTTCAAGGTTACAAGTAGCATATTTCAGTCAGTGTGTTTGGAAATATTGGCAGAATTAGTCTACTTTCTTGATAATCTTACAGTAATGAACTTGTCCAAGGATCAGTTCAATGTTGCTGGGCAACATCTCTGGGACTTAAAGTTAAGTGGCATTGAATTAGGATGGCTTGAAAAGCGTTTAGCACATATCGATGGAGCATTTAGTATGGAAAATGTACTGCAACGGCGACAAGTATTCACACTTAGAATGGGGGACACTTTAGCTACATTTAGGCAGTTGGATGAGGAGCTTGGATGTATAAACAAGGAGCTTCACCAACTATCTCTAAAGGTTGGACCAAATCCCCCCATGAGATTCCACCCTGTTTTGGAAGGTCTGTTGTAG
- the LOC104106139 gene encoding uncharacterized protein isoform X2 has product MVDLLGSNSQLKHFEGDNALCREIWRACSGSLLDVPKLGERVHYFPRLHMDQLEQSSNLEWIQGLQLSHLPRKILCRVLHIRLLVEHDTEEVYAETILLPNQEQNEPSTPEFCPLEPPRPQYQSFCKALTTSDIKSNWGLSVHRKDANKCFPPLDMMQEKPTQELIVNDLQGNEWRFKHVFQGMKLANYMSGLGVYLINATPSDHQHFQGKAWKGFLQLLPMPLQPEVSFLSTTSHATIGGNHGPGVGTISRTQHSSLDSHVKRTSGMDQMSFPQGQHKTNLLLEEDQYMQDSEAISNSARPTMMALEIGQQSVESLNNIHHIEDSVLQPHTAVARENNERFIPNETVAIQAQDENFDELFKETDFPDFVNTSLDTITLDWDSDLRSTIQDFDEWLEETNPPGLQTCSEDHSRQTSSILEQPTSSQVMSISSTPSRIPYEGPGRGDEQVPWGSYQVARRCLPILNRVVSRYPDSLVNFKVTSSIFQSVCLEILAELVYFLDNLTVMNLSKDQFNVAGQHLWDLKLSGIELGWLEKRLAHIDGAFSMENVLQRRQVFTLRMGDTLATFRQLDEELGCINKELHQLSLKVGPNPPMRFHPVLEGLL; this is encoded by the exons ATGGTCGATTTACTGGGGTCTAATTCACAGCTAAAACATTTTGAAG GTGATAATGCTCTGTGTAGGGAAATATGGAGGGCATGTTCTggttcattgttggatgttcccAAGCTTGGGGAGAGAGTTCACTACTTCCCCAGACTTCACATGGATCag TTGGAGCAATCATCCAATCTGGAATGGATTCAAGGACTACAACTGTCCCATCTTCCCAGAAAGATCCTATGTCGTGTTCTTCACATTCGTCTTCTG GTCGAACATGACACAGAAGAGGTCTATGCTGAAACTATATTGTTGCCAAATCAAGAA CAAAATGAGCCATCAACTCCAGAGTTTTGTCCGCTTGAACCTCCAAGGCCCCAGTATCAGTCATTTTGCAAGGCTTTAACTACCTCTGATATAAAAAGTAACTGGGGATTGTCTGTGCACCGGAAAGATGCTAACAAATGCTTCCCTCCCCTG GACATGATGCAAGAAAAACCAACCCAAGAATTGATAGTCAACGATCTTCAAGGCAATGAATGGCGCTTTAAGCATGTATTCCAAG GGATGAAACTGGCAAACTACATGTCGGGATTAGGCGTTTATCTTATCAATGCAACTCCGTCGGATCATCAACATTTTCAAGGCAAAGCATGGAAGGGGTTCTTGCAGTTGCTTCCCATGCCTTTGCAACCCGAAGTCTCTTTTCTGTCTACTACAAGCCATGCTACAATAG GTGGAAACCATGGGCCTGGAGTTGGCACGATATCTAGAACGCAACACAGCAGTTTGGATTCTCATGTGAAAAG AACAAGTGGTATGGACCAGATGTCATTTCCTCAGGGTCAACACAAGACAAATCTTTTGCTCGAGGAGGATCAATATATGCAAGACTCAGAAGCAATATCCAATTCTGCTCGACCTACTATGATGGCTTTGGAGATCGGACAACAGTCAGTTGAATCGCTTAACAATATCCATCATATAGAGGACAGTGTACTGCAACCGCATACAGCAGTTGCAAGGGAGAATAACGAGAGATTTATTCCGAACGAAACTGTGGCCATTCAAGCTCAAGATGAGAACTTTGATGAGTTATTCAAAGAAACTGACTTTCCAGACTTTGTAAACACTAGTCTTGATACTATAACTTTGGATTGGGATAGTGATCTCCGGTCCACTATACAAG ATTTTGATGAATGGCTTGAAGAAACTAATCCTCCGGGTCTGCAGACTTGTTCAGAAGATCACTCGAGACAGACCTCTTCCATATTAGAGCAACCAACATCCTCCCAAGTGATGTCTATATCTTCTACCCCAAGTCGAATTCCCTATGAAGGACCTGGTCGTGGTGACGAGCAAGTTCCTTGGGGAAGCTATCAAGTAGCACGACGATGTTTACCAATACTCAATAGGGTTGTATCGCGGTACCCTGATTCACTCGTGAACTTCAAGGTTACAAGTAGCATATTTCAGTCAGTGTGTTTGGAAATATTGGCAGAATTAGTCTACTTTCTTGATAATCTTACAGTAATGAACTTGTCCAAGGATCAGTTCAATGTTGCTGGGCAACATCTCTGGGACTTAAAGTTAAGTGGCATTGAATTAGGATGGCTTGAAAAGCGTTTAGCACATATCGATGGAGCATTTAGTATGGAAAATGTACTGCAACGGCGACAAGTATTCACACTTAGAATGGGGGACACTTTAGCTACATTTAGGCAGTTGGATGAGGAGCTTGGATGTATAAACAAGGAGCTTCACCAACTATCTCTAAAGGTTGGACCAAATCCCCCCATGAGATTCCACCCTGTTTTGGAAGGTCTGTTGTAG
- the LOC104106139 gene encoding auxin response factor 7-like isoform X4 gives MVDLLGSNSQLKHFEGDNALCREIWRACSGSLLDVPKLGERVHYFPRLHMDQLEQSSNLEWIQGLQLSHLPRKILCRVLHIRLLVEHDTEEVYAETILLPNQEQNEPSTPEFCPLEPPRPQYQSFCKALTTSDIKSNWGLSVHRKDANKCFPPLDMMQEKPTQELIVNDLQGNEWRFKHVFQGQPRRHLLTNGWSTFVTSKKLLAGDLVVFLRDETGKLHVGIRRLSYQCNSVGSSTFSRQSMEGVLAVASHAFATRSLFSVYYKPCYNRSSQFIMSLSNYFEGGNHGPGVGTISRTQHSSLDSHVKRTSGMDQMSFPQGQHKTNLLLEEDQYMQDSEAISNSARPTMMALEIGQQSVESLNNIHHIEDSVLQPHTAVARENNERFIPNETVAIQAQDENFDELFKETDFPDFVNTSLDTITLDWDSDLRSTIQDLFRRSLETDLFHIRATNILPSDVYIFYPKSNSL, from the exons ATGGTCGATTTACTGGGGTCTAATTCACAGCTAAAACATTTTGAAG GTGATAATGCTCTGTGTAGGGAAATATGGAGGGCATGTTCTggttcattgttggatgttcccAAGCTTGGGGAGAGAGTTCACTACTTCCCCAGACTTCACATGGATCag TTGGAGCAATCATCCAATCTGGAATGGATTCAAGGACTACAACTGTCCCATCTTCCCAGAAAGATCCTATGTCGTGTTCTTCACATTCGTCTTCTG GTCGAACATGACACAGAAGAGGTCTATGCTGAAACTATATTGTTGCCAAATCAAGAA CAAAATGAGCCATCAACTCCAGAGTTTTGTCCGCTTGAACCTCCAAGGCCCCAGTATCAGTCATTTTGCAAGGCTTTAACTACCTCTGATATAAAAAGTAACTGGGGATTGTCTGTGCACCGGAAAGATGCTAACAAATGCTTCCCTCCCCTG GACATGATGCAAGAAAAACCAACCCAAGAATTGATAGTCAACGATCTTCAAGGCAATGAATGGCGCTTTAAGCATGTATTCCAAG GTCAACCTCGGAGGCATTTGCTCACAAATGGCTGGAGTACATTTGTTACTAGTAAGAAATTGCTTGCCGGGGATTTAGTTGTGTTCTTAAG GGATGAAACTGGCAAACTACATGTCGGGATTAGGCGTTTATCTTATCAATGCAACTCCGTCGGATCATCAACATTTTCAAGGCAAAGCATGGAAGGGGTTCTTGCAGTTGCTTCCCATGCCTTTGCAACCCGAAGTCTCTTTTCTGTCTACTACAAGCCATGCTACAATAG ATCAAGTCAATTTATTATGAGCTTGAGCAACTATTTTGAAGGTGGAAACCATGGGCCTGGAGTTGGCACGATATCTAGAACGCAACACAGCAGTTTGGATTCTCATGTGAAAAG AACAAGTGGTATGGACCAGATGTCATTTCCTCAGGGTCAACACAAGACAAATCTTTTGCTCGAGGAGGATCAATATATGCAAGACTCAGAAGCAATATCCAATTCTGCTCGACCTACTATGATGGCTTTGGAGATCGGACAACAGTCAGTTGAATCGCTTAACAATATCCATCATATAGAGGACAGTGTACTGCAACCGCATACAGCAGTTGCAAGGGAGAATAACGAGAGATTTATTCCGAACGAAACTGTGGCCATTCAAGCTCAAGATGAGAACTTTGATGAGTTATTCAAAGAAACTGACTTTCCAGACTTTGTAAACACTAGTCTTGATACTATAACTTTGGATTGGGATAGTGATCTCCGGTCCACTATACAAG ACTTGTTCAGAAGATCACTCGAGACAGACCTCTTCCATATTAGAGCAACCAACATCCTCCCAAGTGATGTCTATATCTTCTACCCCAAGTCGAATTCCCTATGA
- the LOC104106139 gene encoding uncharacterized protein isoform X3 → MDQLEQSSNLEWIQGLQLSHLPRKILCRVLHIRLLVEHDTEEVYAETILLPNQEQNEPSTPEFCPLEPPRPQYQSFCKALTTSDIKSNWGLSVHRKDANKCFPPLDMMQEKPTQELIVNDLQGNEWRFKHVFQGQPRRHLLTNGWSTFVTSKKLLAGDLVVFLRDETGKLHVGIRRLSYQCNSVGSSTFSRQSMEGVLAVASHAFATRSLFSVYYKPCYNRSSQFIMSLSNYFEGGNHGPGVGTISRTQHSSLDSHVKRTSGMDQMSFPQGQHKTNLLLEEDQYMQDSEAISNSARPTMMALEIGQQSVESLNNIHHIEDSVLQPHTAVARENNERFIPNETVAIQAQDENFDELFKETDFPDFVNTSLDTITLDWDSDLRSTIQDFDEWLEETNPPGLQTCSEDHSRQTSSILEQPTSSQVMSISSTPSRIPYEGPGRGDEQVPWGSYQVARRCLPILNRVVSRYPDSLVNFKVTSSIFQSVCLEILAELVYFLDNLTVMNLSKDQFNVAGQHLWDLKLSGIELGWLEKRLAHIDGAFSMENVLQRRQVFTLRMGDTLATFRQLDEELGCINKELHQLSLKVGPNPPMRFHPVLEGLL, encoded by the exons ATGGATCag TTGGAGCAATCATCCAATCTGGAATGGATTCAAGGACTACAACTGTCCCATCTTCCCAGAAAGATCCTATGTCGTGTTCTTCACATTCGTCTTCTG GTCGAACATGACACAGAAGAGGTCTATGCTGAAACTATATTGTTGCCAAATCAAGAA CAAAATGAGCCATCAACTCCAGAGTTTTGTCCGCTTGAACCTCCAAGGCCCCAGTATCAGTCATTTTGCAAGGCTTTAACTACCTCTGATATAAAAAGTAACTGGGGATTGTCTGTGCACCGGAAAGATGCTAACAAATGCTTCCCTCCCCTG GACATGATGCAAGAAAAACCAACCCAAGAATTGATAGTCAACGATCTTCAAGGCAATGAATGGCGCTTTAAGCATGTATTCCAAG GTCAACCTCGGAGGCATTTGCTCACAAATGGCTGGAGTACATTTGTTACTAGTAAGAAATTGCTTGCCGGGGATTTAGTTGTGTTCTTAAG GGATGAAACTGGCAAACTACATGTCGGGATTAGGCGTTTATCTTATCAATGCAACTCCGTCGGATCATCAACATTTTCAAGGCAAAGCATGGAAGGGGTTCTTGCAGTTGCTTCCCATGCCTTTGCAACCCGAAGTCTCTTTTCTGTCTACTACAAGCCATGCTACAATAG ATCAAGTCAATTTATTATGAGCTTGAGCAACTATTTTGAAGGTGGAAACCATGGGCCTGGAGTTGGCACGATATCTAGAACGCAACACAGCAGTTTGGATTCTCATGTGAAAAG AACAAGTGGTATGGACCAGATGTCATTTCCTCAGGGTCAACACAAGACAAATCTTTTGCTCGAGGAGGATCAATATATGCAAGACTCAGAAGCAATATCCAATTCTGCTCGACCTACTATGATGGCTTTGGAGATCGGACAACAGTCAGTTGAATCGCTTAACAATATCCATCATATAGAGGACAGTGTACTGCAACCGCATACAGCAGTTGCAAGGGAGAATAACGAGAGATTTATTCCGAACGAAACTGTGGCCATTCAAGCTCAAGATGAGAACTTTGATGAGTTATTCAAAGAAACTGACTTTCCAGACTTTGTAAACACTAGTCTTGATACTATAACTTTGGATTGGGATAGTGATCTCCGGTCCACTATACAAG ATTTTGATGAATGGCTTGAAGAAACTAATCCTCCGGGTCTGCAGACTTGTTCAGAAGATCACTCGAGACAGACCTCTTCCATATTAGAGCAACCAACATCCTCCCAAGTGATGTCTATATCTTCTACCCCAAGTCGAATTCCCTATGAAGGACCTGGTCGTGGTGACGAGCAAGTTCCTTGGGGAAGCTATCAAGTAGCACGACGATGTTTACCAATACTCAATAGGGTTGTATCGCGGTACCCTGATTCACTCGTGAACTTCAAGGTTACAAGTAGCATATTTCAGTCAGTGTGTTTGGAAATATTGGCAGAATTAGTCTACTTTCTTGATAATCTTACAGTAATGAACTTGTCCAAGGATCAGTTCAATGTTGCTGGGCAACATCTCTGGGACTTAAAGTTAAGTGGCATTGAATTAGGATGGCTTGAAAAGCGTTTAGCACATATCGATGGAGCATTTAGTATGGAAAATGTACTGCAACGGCGACAAGTATTCACACTTAGAATGGGGGACACTTTAGCTACATTTAGGCAGTTGGATGAGGAGCTTGGATGTATAAACAAGGAGCTTCACCAACTATCTCTAAAGGTTGGACCAAATCCCCCCATGAGATTCCACCCTGTTTTGGAAGGTCTGTTGTAG